A stretch of the Fusobacterium varium genome encodes the following:
- a CDS encoding ABC transporter periplasmic protein, with product MKKFLKVFGVAALLVAVSSAASAAGEKIGLVVSTQNNPFFVTLKEGAVQKANELGYELIVLDSQNDPSKELGNVEDLLVKGVDVLLINPTDSDAVVSSVRAANRSKIPVVTLDRAANGGKVVSHVASDNVLGGEVAGNYIVEKLGGKGKVVELEGIPGTTAARDRGEGFNKAIAGKLDVVAKQAADFDRTKGLTVMENILQAQPEINAVFAHNDEMALGALKAIESSGRKNIIVVGFDATDDAVAAVKDGKLSATVAQKPAEIGAIGVEVAGKIIKKETVQENVPVALELIK from the coding sequence CTGCTTGTTGCTGTTTCATCAGCAGCTTCTGCAGCTGGAGAAAAAATAGGTCTTGTTGTTTCTACACAAAACAATCCTTTCTTTGTAACATTAAAAGAAGGAGCTGTACAAAAAGCTAATGAATTGGGATATGAACTTATAGTTCTTGACTCTCAAAACGACCCTTCTAAAGAATTAGGAAATGTAGAAGATCTTCTGGTAAAAGGTGTAGATGTTCTTCTTATCAATCCTACTGATTCTGATGCTGTTGTAAGTTCTGTAAGAGCAGCCAACAGAAGTAAAATACCAGTTGTAACTCTTGACAGAGCTGCTAATGGTGGAAAAGTAGTTTCTCATGTTGCTTCTGACAATGTTTTAGGTGGAGAAGTTGCTGGTAACTATATTGTTGAAAAATTAGGTGGAAAAGGTAAAGTAGTTGAATTAGAAGGTATTCCTGGAACTACAGCTGCCAGAGATAGAGGAGAAGGATTTAACAAAGCTATTGCTGGTAAACTTGATGTTGTAGCTAAACAAGCTGCTGACTTTGACAGAACTAAAGGTCTTACAGTTATGGAAAATATTCTTCAGGCTCAACCTGAAATCAATGCCGTATTTGCTCACAATGATGAAATGGCATTAGGAGCTTTAAAAGCTATTGAATCTTCTGGAAGAAAAAATATAATAGTTGTTGGATTTGATGCTACAGATGATGCTGTTGCTGCTGTAAAAGATGGAAAATTATCTGCTACTGTTGCTCAAAAACCTGCTGAAATAGGTGCTATTGGAGTAGAAGTTGCTGGTAAAATAATCAAAAAAGAAACTGTTCAGGAAAATGTTCCTGTTGCTTTAGAATTAATAAAATAA